The Prunus persica cultivar Lovell chromosome G8, Prunus_persica_NCBIv2, whole genome shotgun sequence genome includes a region encoding these proteins:
- the LOC18768790 gene encoding protein TIC 21, chloroplastic, with translation MQTLLSPAARAGYFTAAPPPAVTARPLAYHLPLRSISDRHVPSHTLSSSSSSSLSLPSFAAPNHRGSKLSFTTVRASSTPISQTFTSPNDESEKAKLLQVAKRLESTARYFKRLGGLGFWGQLVCTVVAAVILSFSVVITGKISSPPTFYATAGGIVAAFISVFWSFGYIRLSDKLRRTASDPAKAPPRADVIRSLKNGIILNLLGMGASVLGMQATVGLLVAKALTSSANPYYQGLSPGYSPVLALDVFLVQAAANTILSHFLGLVFSLELLRSVTLPPSEGIPIPRIA, from the exons ATGCAAACGTTGCTATCGCCGGCAGCTCGCGCCGGCTACTTCACGGCGGCGCCACCGCCAGCTGTCACGGCTCGGCCCTTAGCTTATCATCTCCCTCTTCGATCAATCTCCGACCGCCACGTGCCCAGCCacactctctcttcttcttcttcttcgtctttgTCTCTTCCTTCATTTGCCGCTCCCAATCACAGAGGATCAAAGCTCTCCTTCACCACTGTAAGGGCTTCTTCTACTCCAATTTCGCAGACATTCACTTCCCCGAACGATGAATCCGAGAAGGCCAAGCTCCTCCAG GTAGCCAAAAGGTTAGAGAGCACAGCCAGGTACTTCAAGAGGTTGggtggtttagggttttgggggCAGCTGGTGTGCACTGTTGTGGCCGCTGTGATTCTTTCATTTTCGGTTGTTATAACTGGCAAGATTTCGTCACCGCCTACTTTTTATGCCACTGCCGGTGGGATTGTGGCGGCATTCATTTCTGTGTTCTGGTCATTCGGGTACATTCGCCTCTCTGATAAGCTTCGAAGAACCGCAAGTGACCCTGCAAAG GCTCCTCCTCGTGCTGATGTTATAAGGAGCTTAAAGAATGGCATAATACTGAACCTGTTGGGTATGGGTGCTTCTGTTCTTGGCATGCAAGCCACAGTGGGACTGCTGGTTGCTAAGGCTCTTACTTCCTCAGCAAATCCATATTACCAGGGTCTCTCTCCTGGTTACAGTCCCGTTCTTGCCTTGGATGTATTCTTAGTGCAG GCAGCGGCTAACACCATCCTTTCTCATTTCCTGGGACTTGTTTTCTCATTAGAGCTGTTGCGCTCAGTGACATTGCCACCTTCAGAAGGCATTCCCATTCCTAGGATCGCATAA
- the LOC18768549 gene encoding reticulon-like protein B11 has translation MGESVPPRRISVHQALGGGHVADVLLWKKWSGGVLLLTSTASSWFLFERAGYNLLSFVANVLLLLVVILFLWAKSASLLNRPLPPLPDMEISEASVVKAADALHAWINRVLSIARDIAIGRNWKLFLQVAFCLWLVSYIGSFFNFLTLVYIGVVLSLSVPVVYDKYQGHIDEKLLVANRAIQTQYRKIDDSILKKIPLRSNKEKKVQ, from the exons ATGGGAGAATCTGTCCCTCCTCGTCGCATTTCCGTTCATCAAGCTCTCGGCGGTGGCCatg TTGCTGATGTGCTGCTGTGGAAGAAATGGAGTGGAGGAGTTTTACTGCTAACCTCTACAGCATCCTCGTGGTTCCTATTTGAGCGAGCTGGTTACAACCTCTTGTCCTTTGTGGCCAATGTTCTACTGCTTCTTGTGGTCATCCTCTTCCTATGGGCCAAATCTGCTTCCCTTCTCAACAG ACCTTTGCCGCCTCTCCCTGATATGGAAATCTCTGAGGCCTCTGTCGTGAAGGCTGCTGATGCACTGCACGCTTGGATTAATCGTGTTCTCTCTATTGCACGAGACATTGCTATTGGCCGAAATTGGAAACTCTTTCTTCAG GTTGCTTTTTGCTTGTGGCTAGTATCTTACATCGGAAGCTTCTTCAACTTCCTCACTCTTGTCTACATTG GGGTTGTTCTTAGTCTTTCAGTGCCAGTAGTGTATGATAAGTATCAGGGCCACATTGATGAGAAGCTTCTTGTAGCAAATAGAGCAATACAAACACAGTACAGGAAAATTGATGATAGCATCTTAAAGAAAATTCCATTGCGATCAAACAAGGAGAAGAAGGTGCAGTAG